The DNA window TCCTGGCGGGCGAGAACCTTGGCTACGTCCGCGTTGACCTTGCGTACGATGTCGGCGGGCGTGCCGCTCGGTGCGAGCAGACCGAAGAAGGTGCTGCTCTCGTAGCCCGGCACGCCGGACTCGTTGAAGGTGGGAATTTCCGGGACGGCGGGAAAGCGCTCCTTGCTGCTCAGGGCGATGCCTCTGAGCTTGCCGGCCTTCATCAGCGGGACCTGCGCGGTGATGCCCGCGAATCCCATCTCGATATGGCCGCCGACCAGGTCGGCGAGCGCCGGGTTGTTGCCCTTGTACGGCACGTGCGCGATGTCGATCTTGGCCATCAGCTTGAACAGCTCGCCCGCCATGTGGTTGGACGAGCCGATACCCGACGAGGCGAAATTGAGCTGACCCGGCTTGGCTTTGGCCAGCGCGATCAGCTCGCCCAGGTTCTTGACTGGAATCGAGGGATGAACCGAGAGCAGATTCGCGCCCACCGTGCAGAGCACGACAGGGGTGAAGTCCTTCAACGTGCTGTACGGCGGCTTCTTGAACAGCGTCATGTTGATCGCGTTCGACGCCCCGCCCATGAGCAGGGTGTAGCCGTCGGGCTGAGCGCGGGCGACCAGCTCGGAGCCGATATTGGTTGCGCCGCCGGCCCGGTTGTCGACGATCACCTGTTGACCCCAGTCGGTGGACAGGTGCCGAGCGATCAGCCGTGTCACGATGTCGGTGTTGCCGCCGGCTGCGTACGGGACAACCACGCGTACCGTCCGGGCAGGATAGTTCTGCGACCAAGCTTGTGATGCGGATGCCGCCATGATTGCGGCAGCACCCATGTGCAGCAGGGCAGACCTTGCCATTCTTTCCTCCATTTTGAGCCGTATCGGGCGATACGGAGTAAGTGAGTGTGTGCTTACGTGGATCTCGGGCTTACCTCGTTGACGAGCGCCCGGCCGCTCAGCCAGTGTTCGAGGTTGGCGCCGAAGAGTGCCAGTACCCGAATGTCGTTGCCGCTGGACGCGCCGCAGTTATGCGGTGTGACGATGACGTTCGGCAAATCCCACAGCGGCGATTCCGGCGGCAGCGGCTCCTTTTCGAATACGTCCAGGTAAGCCCCTGAGAGGTGTCCGTCCGAAAGCGCTGTGATGAGCGCGGCCTCGTCCACGATCTCGCCGCGGGCGACGTTGATCACCCGGGCGCCTTGCGGCAGGCGGGCGAGCATCGGGCCGTCGATGAGTCTTCGCGTCTCGGCGGTCAGCGGACAAGCGATGGCGAGCCAGTTG is part of the Betaproteobacteria bacterium genome and encodes:
- a CDS encoding tripartite tricarboxylate transporter substrate binding protein; amino-acid sequence: MEERMARSALLHMGAAAIMAASASQAWSQNYPARTVRVVVPYAAGGNTDIVTRLIARHLSTDWGQQVIVDNRAGGATNIGSELVARAQPDGYTLLMGGASNAINMTLFKKPPYSTLKDFTPVVLCTVGANLLSVHPSIPVKNLGELIALAKAKPGQLNFASSGIGSSNHMAGELFKLMAKIDIAHVPYKGNNPALADLVGGHIEMGFAGITAQVPLMKAGKLRGIALSSKERFPAVPEIPTFNESGVPGYESSTFFGLLAPSGTPADIVRKVNADVAKVLARQDVRDRLTEGGQITGGAPSEQFDKFLRDEVAKYAKVIKVAKVPLQ